The genomic stretch CCCTACTCGCCTCCCGCGCCCGCGTCGGGTGGCAAGGGGAAGATGGGGCTCATCATCGGCGTCGTCGTCGGCGTGTTGGGGATTGGCGCGGCGGCGGCCGTCGTGCTGTCGAACAAGGATGGCGGGCAGCCCGCTGCCGCCGCGCAGCCGCCTCCGACCGCGTCGGTCGCTGCGAACACGCCGCCTCCGCCGGTCGCCGCGCAGCCTGTGACGCCGCCTCCCGCGCCTCCTTCCCAGCCCGTCGCTGCGGCCGTTCCGCAGCCGGCGACAGGGACGCCCGGGGCTCCCACGGCGGGTGCACCGGAGGCGGGCGCGCCCGCGGCTCCGACGCCGGGGACGGCTCCCGCGACGCCTCCCGCGGTCGCGACGGCTCAGCCCGTGGCGCCAGCGACGCCTCCCCCCGCGGCGCCCCCCGTCGAGTCGGCGAAGCCCGCGGAGCAGCCCGCCGCGGTGGCGAAGGTGGAGCGGCCGACGACGCGTCGCACGGGGTCCTCGTCGTCCTCGCGACGCGAGGATTCCGAGGAGCGGCCCGTCGCGCGCGCGGAGCGGGCCGAGTCGTCGAGCAAGGATGACGACTTCGACGACCTGTTCGGTGTGAAGCCGGCGCAGAAGTCCGAGCCGAAGCAGGCGGAGGCGCCGAGGACGGCGTATGTCCCGCCCGAGCCAGGCGGCGCCGTGCCCGAGCGACTGCAGACGTCCGACGTCATGACGGTGGTGCTGAACAACAAGCCCGCCATCGTGAAGTGCGTGAACGAGCAGAAGAAGAAGGACCCGTCACTGAGCGGCAAGCTGGTGATGCGGTGGACCATCCAGCCGAGCGGCAAGACGACGAGTGTCACGTGCAAGACGGATGAGTTCCGTAGCACCTACATGGCGACCTGCATCACCGGGCTCATCAAGAGCTGGACGTTCCCGCGTCACAAGAAGCAGGGCGACCCCATCGATTTCCCCTTCACGTTCTGAGACTTGGATGGGGTTGAGGGTCACGCGTGACATGGAAGACACGGTGCGGTCCGGTGGGAGTGTTCGCTTCCGAGAGGGGTGAATTTCCCTCGGGCCGCGCCGTCTTGAGTGTGGTCGACACTCGTTGACACATCAGGACGGGCAGGACTAAAGCCGAGCCCGTTCGCATGGACGTCGGGGCCTGGATGGAGAGGCCGGAGGCCCCGGCGACGTTTCCAAGCAGACTGACGGAGGGATTCCCAACATGCAGCTTCGCAAGATGATGCTGGTGCTCTCGGCGCTGGGCGCGATGAGCGGTTTGATGGCGGGGTGTGGTGACGACGAGCCGGGTGCCGCGGGCTGTACGACGAGCGCGGACTGCGCGGGCACGGAGATCTGCCACCCCACGGCGGGTGTTTGCGTGACGACGTGTGAGTCGGGCTCCGACTGCCCCGAGTCTGCGAAGACCTGCGCGACCCTGGGCGGCACGGGTCCCGACGCGAACAAGAAGATCTGCCAGTGCTCCACTGACGTGCTCTGCAACGGTGGTACGGACTCCGAGTCGACCGACCTGGTCTGCTCCGACCTCGACAACGTCTGCGTGCCGAAGTGCGGCTCCAACAGCGACTGCGCCGTGGGTCGCGTGTGCAACACCGGCACGGGCCAGTGCGAGGAGGATGACACCACGGGCAAGACCTGCTCCGGCGAGGGCCTGTCCACGTGCTCCTATGGCCAGATGTGCAGCAACAGCACCTGCTCTGCTCTGCCGACCCCGACCTGCGAGAACTACACGAACTTCGCCAACAAGGGCGCTCTCGGCACCACGGGGCCGATTCTCTTCAAGGCCGAGGTCGCGGGCTTTGCGACGGATACCAGTTTCTGCCCCGCTTCCCTGCCGAAGCGCGTTCGTGTTCGCCTCTCTGCGTACTCGAATACTCCATTCCCCCCGACATCGGCTGAACTGAACGGTCTGTTCTACGTCCAAGTCAATGGCACCACGCAGAATGCGTCCATCAGCAGCTCGGCCGGTAACTACATTGTGTCGGGTGCCAACCGTGACCGTGCGGAGATCATCGTCAACTTCTGCCGCCCTGCGGACAGCTCAACGACCTCGGCGGGATACTACTTCACGAACGGCAACTTCCTCTGCTTCCAGGCCAACCACCAGTGAAGCTTGGGTTCCAGGAGGTATGATTCTCCTCGGGAAGTGAGCAAGCCCCGCCCGGTTGTTGGGGCGGGGCTTCGCGTTTGTGGCCTGTGCCATGGTTCGTTGAGATGGCGGGTGCGCGTCTGGCAAGGGCCAAGCTGGATAAATTTCGAGGGCTCTCCAGCGTCATGATGAATGCGCACGAGAGCATTCCGGCGACTTGAAAGGAGCATTCATGCAGTCGACCAAATTGGTGAAGATGGTGACCCTGAGCCTGGTACTGGCCTCTCCTCTGGCGGCCATGGCCGGAGATTCAAGTGAGAAGCTGGCTTGCCCGGCGGGAACCAAGCAGTCTGGCTCGAAGGCCGAGGGACTCTTCTGCCGCAAGGCTGCCAATGACTCTTCGATGTATGTCAATCACGGCCCCTACGTTGAGTACCACTCGAACGGAGCGAAGGCGGCTCAGGGGGAGTTCTCGGACGGCTTCAAGTCGGGGGTCTGGACCTTCTACGATGAATCCGGCCACGTACGTGGAACCACCGAATTCAAGAAGGGGAACTACCACGGCCAGCGCACCCTGTTCTTCCCAAGCGGAAAGCCTCGCCTCATTGAGGAGTACCAGAATGGGAGCAAGCACGGCCTGACCAAAGAGTTGTCCGAGGATGGCAAGGTAGTCAATCAGGTGCGCTACGAGAACAATCGCGTCGCCAAGAGCCAATAATCACCTGGTGCAGTGCTGACACCTGGGCCCTCCCCAGCGATGGGCGAGGGCCCAGGTGCGTTCTGAAGGGCTTTGCCGAAGCGCTAGGCTCGGATAGGAACCCAGATGTGAAGGCCCCCTCGCTGACTCCAGTACTCCCCGATATCCCCGTCCGCACAGTGGCGGAGATGGGGTTGCGCGAACTCGAGCGCATCCGACTCCTCTTGCGTGGAGGCTCCGTCATCGATTGGCGGAGGATGCACTTCAAGGAACGCGACGAAGTCGATCGGTTCTTGAGGCTCTGCCAGCTCGATGTCTCCCGCCCAGATGATGAGGCATGGGCCCGGCTCGTGTTGTCGGAGGCCGTCGAGTACCTGCGGAAGACGTTCAACTACCGTGTTGCGGATGCGGTTGCAAAGCCGAGAGAGATTCACGAGCTGTTCCTGCTCGCATCGGGGGCGATGGGCAACTCGCGGCACCGCCGCATCGCTTGTGTCGTGCTGAAGGTGATGCACGTCATCCAGCATATCGAGGGGAGGGATCTCCTTTTCCGCCTCGCGGTCTCCGAAGCCGAGCTTGCGGAGTTGGTGACGGAGAAAGTCCTGTCAGTTGCGGCAGAGTTGCAGGCGAAGGGGCTGCCCATCGTGGAGTTCGCAGCCTCC from Myxococcus stipitatus encodes the following:
- a CDS encoding toxin-antitoxin system YwqK family antitoxin, producing MQSTKLVKMVTLSLVLASPLAAMAGDSSEKLACPAGTKQSGSKAEGLFCRKAANDSSMYVNHGPYVEYHSNGAKAAQGEFSDGFKSGVWTFYDESGHVRGTTEFKKGNYHGQRTLFFPSGKPRLIEEYQNGSKHGLTKELSEDGKVVNQVRYENNRVAKSQ
- a CDS encoding TIGR04552 family protein; this translates as MKAPSLTPVLPDIPVRTVAEMGLRELERIRLLLRGGSVIDWRRMHFKERDEVDRFLRLCQLDVSRPDDEAWARLVLSEAVEYLRKTFNYRVADAVAKPREIHELFLLASGAMGNSRHRRIACVVLKVMHVIQHIEGRDLLFRLAVSEAELAELVTEKVLSVAAELQAKGLPIVEFAASIKTQDSLITKLLAKKETVAAQVYDRTRFRIVTRAREDLLPVLYYLTQRLFPFHLVLPRSFVDGRVLRLVDGHRRRRARRAA